The following are encoded together in the Hoplias malabaricus isolate fHopMal1 chromosome 3, fHopMal1.hap1, whole genome shotgun sequence genome:
- the serbp1a gene encoding SERPINE1 mRNA binding protein 1a isoform X4 translates to MPGHLQEGFGCVVTNRFDQLFDDEEDPFELLKQAENKKKEAPAAGAKSSAQAAKQPKKESQKERKVPLPDKKDEPQAPVPLKKEGMRRMGRRPEQQGQQGSQQQQQQQQQQQQPPQQQQGGQGEGRPQGERRPDRRPARERRTDKPADEKPAEGGEFSVEKSVGDRPFRGRGGGRGGRGGRGRGVGRTDGFDMRGKREFDRHSGSDRSLKAEEKRGGSGSHNWGTVKDELSELDQSNVTDDAHEGEEHPPADSENKENEAEEVKEEGAKEMTLDEWKAQQDKDRAKVDFNIRKANEGADWKKGFLLHKSKAKDSPADEAAGDHHFRKPANDITSQLEINFGDLGRPGRGRGGPRGGRGARGGGTARPPRERRPDKAPGGSAPDVDDPEAFPALA, encoded by the exons ATGCCCGGACATCTGCAAGAAGGCTTCGGCTGTGTCGTGACCAATCGGTTCGACCAGTTATTTGACGATGAAGAGGATCCGTTCGAGCTGTTGAAGCAGGCGGAGAACAAGAAGAAGGAGGCGCCCGCGGCGGGGGCCAAGAGCTCGGCGCAGGCAGCCAAACAGCCCAAAAAAGAGTcccagaaagagagaaaagtcCCCCTCCCCGACAAGAAGGATGAGCCTCAGGCGCCCGTGCCCCTCAAGAAGGAAG GCATGAGGAGAATGGGCCGCCGGCCGGAGCAGCAAGGTCAGCAAGGctctcaacaacaacaacaacaacagcagcagcagcagcagccgcCGCAGCAGCAGCAGGGTGGTCAGGGTGAGGGCCGGCCTCAGGGAGAAAGGCGGCCGGACAGGAGGCCAGCACGCGAGCGCCGGACAGACAAACCTGCTGATGAGAAACCAGCTGAGGGTGGAGAGTTCTCTGTTGAGAA GTCTGTTGGGGACAGGCCGTTCCGTGGTCGTGGAGGTGGCAGGGGAGGCCGTGGAGGACGAGGCAGAGGTGTTGGCCGAACTGATGGATTTGACATGCGTGGCAAACGTGAATTCGATAGGCACAGTGGCAGTGATCGATC CCTGAAAGCAGAGGAAAAGCGAGGAGGAAGTGGATCTCACAACTGGGGCACTGTAAAAGATGAACTGAG TGAACTTGATCAGTCAAATGTCACGGACGATGCCCATGAAGGAGAAGAGCACCCACCTGCTGACTCTGAGAACAA GGAGAATGAAGCTGAAGAGGTGAAAGAGGAAGGGGCCAAGGAGATGACTCTAGATGAATGGAAAGCTCAGCAGGATAAAGACCGAGCCAAGGTAGACTTCAATATTCGCAAAGCTAATGAGGGAGCTGACTGGAAGAAAGGATTCTTGCTGCACAAGTCCAAGGCCAAGGAT TCTCCTGCTGATGAAGCTGCTGGTGATCATCACTTCCGCAAACCAGCCAATGACATTACGTCTCAGCTGGAGATTAACTTTGGAGACCTGGGCCGCCCTGGACGTGGTCGTGGTGGACCTCGTGGAGGAAGAGGCGCCCGTGGGGGTGGAACTGCCAGGCCACCACGTGAGCGCAGGCCAGATAAG
- the hsd17b7 gene encoding 3-keto-steroid reductase isoform X2: MKLESGMERVVLVTGANSGIGLALCERLLSHDAQLQLCLACRNGQRAEAARQVLLVSHPQAHISLVQLDVGSMRSVLRAAKEVRDRYNRLDFLYLNAGIMPNPQVDLKAFYKGLFSRRGSLDPERCGHF, translated from the exons ATGAAGCTAGAGTCGGGAATGGAGAGAGTGGTGCTCGTGACTGGAGCAAACAG tgGCATTGGTTTGGCCCTCTGTGAGCGCCTCCTGAGCCACGATGCACAGTTGCAGTTGTGTCTGGCCTGTAGAAATGGACAGAGGGCCGAAGCTGCCCGTCAGGTCCTGCTGGTCTCTCACCCTCAGGCCCACATTTCCCTCGTCCAGCTAGATGTTGGAAGCATGCGCTCTGTCCTCAGGGCTGCCAAGGAGGTCAGAGACAG GTACAACAGGCTGGACTTCCTTTACCTCAATGCTGGAATCATGCCTAATCCACAGGTGGATCTCAAAGCTTTTTACAAAGGCTTATTTTCCAG GCGAGGGTCTCTTGACCCAGAAAGATGCGGTCACTTCTGA
- the hsd17b7 gene encoding 3-keto-steroid reductase isoform X1, with protein MKLESGMERVVLVTGANSGIGLALCERLLSHDAQLQLCLACRNGQRAEAARQVLLVSHPQAHISLVQLDVGSMRSVLRAAKEVRDRYNRLDFLYLNAGIMPNPQVDLKAFYKGLFSSKAIHMFSTGEGLLTQKDAVTSDGLQQVFATNLFGHFLLVRELEPMLCRPNSSSQIIWTSSSNAYRSAFSLDDPQHKHGKEPYSSSKYASDLLSVELNRRHNSQGLYSSVICPGLVMTNLTYGILPSFFWTLIMPIMWLIRIFTNTFTLTPYNGAEALFWLFKQKPEALDPMAKYHSLTSGLGNNYTLPHKMDVNHTMAEALYEKLLALEDTVRKKLQKEDHGSKA; from the exons ATGAAGCTAGAGTCGGGAATGGAGAGAGTGGTGCTCGTGACTGGAGCAAACAG tgGCATTGGTTTGGCCCTCTGTGAGCGCCTCCTGAGCCACGATGCACAGTTGCAGTTGTGTCTGGCCTGTAGAAATGGACAGAGGGCCGAAGCTGCCCGTCAGGTCCTGCTGGTCTCTCACCCTCAGGCCCACATTTCCCTCGTCCAGCTAGATGTTGGAAGCATGCGCTCTGTCCTCAGGGCTGCCAAGGAGGTCAGAGACAG GTACAACAGGCTGGACTTCCTTTACCTCAATGCTGGAATCATGCCTAATCCACAGGTGGATCTCAAAGCTTTTTACAAAGGCTTATTTTCCAG taaGGCAATCCACATGTTTTCGACAGGCGAGGGTCTCTTGACCCAGAAAGATGCGGTCACTTCTGATGGACTACAACAAGTGTTTGCTACAAATCTCTTTGGTCACTTTTTACTG GTGCGGGAACTGGAGCCCATGTTGTGTCGTCCAAACAGCAGCTCTCAGATCATCTGGACATCATCAAGTAATGCCTACCGCTCAGCTTTTAGCCTAGATGACCCACAGCACAAACATGGCAAAGAGCCTTACAGTTCATCTAAATACGCCTCAGACCTGCTCAGCGTGGAACTCAACCGCCGACACAACAGCCAG GGTTTATATTCATCAGTGATTTGTCCTGGATTGGTAATGACTAACCTCACCTATGGCATCCTACCCTCCTTCTTCTGGACACTTATCATGCCCATAATGTGGCTA ATAAGAATATTCACCAACACATTTACCCTCACGCCTTATAATGGAGCTGAAGCTTTG TTTTGGCTGTTCAAGCAGAAACCTGAGGCACTGGATCCAATGGCCAAATACCACAGTTTAACCTCTGGGCTGGGAAACAATTATACCTTGCCTCACAAG ATGGATGTGAATCACACCATGGCAGAGGCACTCTATGAGAAATTACTTGCGCTGGAGGACACAGTTCGGAAGAAACTGCAAAAGGAGGATCATGGATCTAAAGCATAA
- the ddr2a gene encoding discoidin domain-containing receptor 2: MNHFWKMLFPLPLLLYLSGFARSQVNPSVCRSPLGMSGGQILDEDISASSQWSESTAAKYGRMDCEEGDGAWCPEIPGEPENMKEFLQIDLRSLHFITLVGTQGRHAGGIGNEFAQTYKIKYSRDGSRWISWRNRQGKQVIEGNRNAYDIVLKDLEPPIIARFVRFMPVIDHSMNVCMRVELYGCEWLDGLVSYNAPLGQQMTLHGQPIYLNDSVYDGAMSYSMTEGLGQLTDGMCGLDDFTLSHVYNVWPGYDYVGWTNESFPSGYVEIMFEFDRTRNFTTMKVHCNNMFSRRVKTFQKVVCYFRSESDWEIIPVSFSPVIDDVNPSACFVTVSLNNHMASAIKCQYYFADLWMMFSEITFQSDTAMYNTTLAPPKTGPPTSTQPGDNPIHKVDDSNTRILIGCLVAIIFILVAIIVIILWRQVWQKMLEKVSRRMLDDELTASLSIQSETFTYNNNNPSSVPSEQESNSTYERIFPLGPDYQEPSRLVRKLPEFSQTSEDTASMSTASKSPQTSTQEGVPHYAEADIVNLQGVTGGNTYAVPALTMDLLSGKDIAVEEFPRKLLTFKEKLGEGQFGEVHLCEAEDMEDYMDEDFSFDVSDNQTVLVAVKMLRADANKNARNDFLKEIKIMSRLKDPNIIRLLAVCMSSDPLCMITEYMENGDLNQFLSRHEPEGMIALLSNAPTVSYSNLQHMATQIASGMKYLSSLNFVHRDLATRNCLVGKNYTIKIADFGMSRNLYSGDYYRIQGRAVLPIRWMSWESILLGKFTTASDVWAFGVTLWETLTFCKEQPYSQLSDEQVIENTGEFFRDQRRQIYLPQPPMCPDPIYKLMLSCWHRNAKERPSFQEIHRILLECKP; this comes from the exons GTGTTTGTCGGTCCCCTTTAGGGATGTCTGGAGGGCAGATTTTAGATGAAGACATTTCGGCTTCCAGTCAATGGTCTGAGTCAACAGCGGCAAAATATGGCAG AATGGACTGTGAGGAGGGGGATGGTGCTTGGTGCCCAGAGATCCCTGGAGAACCAGAGAATATGAAGGAGTTCCTGCAGATAGACCTCCGCTCTCTGCACTTTATCACCCTGGTGGGCACTCAGGGCCGCCATGCAGGGGGCATTGGAAATGAATTTGCTCAGACCTACAAAATCAAATACAGCCGGGATGGCAGCCGTTGGATCTCCTGGCGGAACCGCCAAGGAAAACAG GTGATTGAGGGGAACAGAAATGCTTACGACATTGTCCTGAAAGACTTGGAGCCACCCATCATCGCACGCTTTGTGCGCTTCATGCCTGTCATCGACCACTCCATGAACGTGTGTATGCGCGTGGAGCTCTACGGGTGTGAATGGCTAG ATGGGCTAGTGTCCTACAATGCCCCACTTGGTCAACAGATGACCTTACATGGGCAGCCCATTTATCTCAACGACTCTGTTTATGATGGTGCCATGAGTTACAG tATGACTGAAGGTTTGGGGCAGTTGACAGATGGTATGTGTGGTCTGGATGATTTCACTCTCAGTCATGTCTACAACGTGTGGCCTGGCTATGACTATGTGGGCTGGACCAATGAAAGCTTCCCCAGTGGATATGTAGAGATCATGTTTGAGTTTGACCGAACCCGCAATTTCACCACCATGAAG GTGCACTGTAATAACATGTTCTCTCGGAGAGTGAAGACCTTCCAGAAGGTGGTGTGTTATTTCCGTTCAGAGTCGGACTGGGAGATTATTCCTGTGTCGTTCAGTCCCGTGATAGATGATGTGAATCCCAGTGCCTGCTTTGTCACAGTCTCCCTCAACAACCACATGGCCAGTGCCATCAAGTGCCAGTATTATTTTGCTGACTTGTGGATGATGTTCAGTGAAATCACCTTCCAGTCAG ATACTGCAATGTACAACACCACCCTTGCACCCCCGAAAACTGGCCCTCCAACGAGCACTCAGCCAG GGGATAACCCCATTCACAAAGTAGATGACAGCAACACccgcattctgattggctgtttggtGGCAATCATCTTCATCTTGGTGGCCATCATTGTTATCATACTTTGGAGACAAGTGTGGCAGAAGATGCTGGAGAAG GTGTCTCGGAGGATGCTGGACGATGAACTAACTGCTAGTCTGTCAATACAGAGTGAGACCTTCACctataacaacaacaaccccTCCTCAGTGCCCAGCGAGCAGGAGTCTAACTCCACATATGAGCGCATCTTCCCCCTGGGGCCAGACTACCAAGAGCCCTCCCGCCTTGTCCGTAAACTCCCAGAGTTCTCCCAGACCTCAGAGGACACCG CATCGATGAGTACAGCCTCCAAGTCTCCTCAGACCAGTACTCAGGAGGGGGTCCCCCATTATGCAGAGGCAGACATTGTTAACTTACAAGGCGTAACAGGGGGTAACACCTATGCTGTGCCAGCCCTCACCATGGATCTGCTATCAGGAAAGGACATAGCTGTGGAGGAGTTTCCACGGAAACTGTTGACTTTCAAAGAGAAGCTGGGGGAGGGTCAGTTTGGAGAG GTGCATCTTTGTGAGGCAGAGGACATGGAGGACTACATGGATGAAGATTTCTCATTTGATGTCAGTGACAACCAGACAGTACTTGTGGCAGTGAAAATGCTACGAGCAGATGCTAATAAAAATGCCAG GAATGACTTTTTGAAAGAGATAAAAATCATGTCGCGATTAAAAGATCCTAACATCATTCGTCTGCTGGCGGTGTGTATGAGCTCAGACCCGCTCTGTATGATCACTGAGTACATGGAAAATGGAGACCTCAACCAGTTCCTGTCCCGCCATGAACCAGAGGGCATGATTGCCCTTCTCAGCAATGCTCCAACAGTCAG CTACAGTAACCTGCAGCACATGGCCACTCAAATTGCTTCAGGTATGAAGTACCTCTCTTCACTTAACTTTGTGCACCGAGACCTGGCCACCCGCAACTGCCTGGTTGGCAAGAACTACACCATCAAAATTGCAGACTTTGGCATGAGCAGAAACCTGTACAGTGGAGATTATTACCGCATTCAGGGCAGAGCCGTTCTGCCAATCCGCTGGATGTCCTGGGAGAGCATTTTGCTA GGTAAATTTACCACAGCCAGTGATGTGTGGGCATTCGGTGTGACTCTCTGGGAGACACTGACATTCTGCAAAGAGCAGCCCTACTCACAGCTCTCAGATGAGCAGGTCATTGAAAACACAGGGGAGTTCTTCCGGGACCAGAGGCGACAG ATCTACTTGCCGCAGCCACCCATGTGTCCAGACCCCATCTACAAGCTCATGTTGAGTTGCTGGCACAGGAATGCCAAAGAGAGACCATCTTTCCAGGAAATCCATCGAATACTGCTGGAGTGCAAGCCTTAG
- the serbp1a gene encoding SERPINE1 mRNA binding protein 1a isoform X2 codes for MPGHLQEGFGCVVTNRFDQLFDDEEDPFELLKQAENKKKEAPAAGAKSSAQAAKQPKKESQKERKVPLPDKKDEPQAPVPLKKEGMRRMGRRPEQQGQQGSQQQQQQQQQQQQPPQQQQGGQGEGRPQGERRPDRRPARERRTDKPADEKPAEGGEFSVEKSVGDRPFRGRGGGRGGRGGRGRGVGRTDGFDMRGKREFDRHSGSDRSLKAEEKRGGSGSHNWGTVKDELRSVQNELDQSNVTDDAHEGEEHPPADSENKENEAEEVKEEGAKEMTLDEWKAQQDKDRAKVDFNIRKANEGADWKKGFLLHKSKAKDSPADEAAGDHHFRKPANDITSQLEINFGDLGRPGRGRGGPRGGRGARGGGTARPPRERRPDKAPGGSAPDVDDPEAFPALA; via the exons ATGCCCGGACATCTGCAAGAAGGCTTCGGCTGTGTCGTGACCAATCGGTTCGACCAGTTATTTGACGATGAAGAGGATCCGTTCGAGCTGTTGAAGCAGGCGGAGAACAAGAAGAAGGAGGCGCCCGCGGCGGGGGCCAAGAGCTCGGCGCAGGCAGCCAAACAGCCCAAAAAAGAGTcccagaaagagagaaaagtcCCCCTCCCCGACAAGAAGGATGAGCCTCAGGCGCCCGTGCCCCTCAAGAAGGAAG GCATGAGGAGAATGGGCCGCCGGCCGGAGCAGCAAGGTCAGCAAGGctctcaacaacaacaacaacaacagcagcagcagcagcagccgcCGCAGCAGCAGCAGGGTGGTCAGGGTGAGGGCCGGCCTCAGGGAGAAAGGCGGCCGGACAGGAGGCCAGCACGCGAGCGCCGGACAGACAAACCTGCTGATGAGAAACCAGCTGAGGGTGGAGAGTTCTCTGTTGAGAA GTCTGTTGGGGACAGGCCGTTCCGTGGTCGTGGAGGTGGCAGGGGAGGCCGTGGAGGACGAGGCAGAGGTGTTGGCCGAACTGATGGATTTGACATGCGTGGCAAACGTGAATTCGATAGGCACAGTGGCAGTGATCGATC CCTGAAAGCAGAGGAAAAGCGAGGAGGAAGTGGATCTCACAACTGGGGCACTGTAAAAGATGAACTGAGGTCAGTGCAGAA TGAACTTGATCAGTCAAATGTCACGGACGATGCCCATGAAGGAGAAGAGCACCCACCTGCTGACTCTGAGAACAA GGAGAATGAAGCTGAAGAGGTGAAAGAGGAAGGGGCCAAGGAGATGACTCTAGATGAATGGAAAGCTCAGCAGGATAAAGACCGAGCCAAGGTAGACTTCAATATTCGCAAAGCTAATGAGGGAGCTGACTGGAAGAAAGGATTCTTGCTGCACAAGTCCAAGGCCAAGGAT TCTCCTGCTGATGAAGCTGCTGGTGATCATCACTTCCGCAAACCAGCCAATGACATTACGTCTCAGCTGGAGATTAACTTTGGAGACCTGGGCCGCCCTGGACGTGGTCGTGGTGGACCTCGTGGAGGAAGAGGCGCCCGTGGGGGTGGAACTGCCAGGCCACCACGTGAGCGCAGGCCAGATAAG
- the serbp1a gene encoding SERPINE1 mRNA binding protein 1a isoform X3 encodes MPGHLQEGFGCVVTNRFDQLFDDEEDPFELLKQAENKKKEAPAAGAKSSAQAAKQPKKESQKERKVPLPDKKDEPQAPVPLKKEGMRRMGRRPEQQGQQGSQQQQQQQQQQQQPPQQQQGGQGEGRPQGERRPDRRPARERRTDKPADEKPAEGGEFSVEKSVGDRPFRGRGGGRGGRGGRGRGVGRTDGFDMRGKREFDRHSGSDRSSLKAEEKRGGSGSHNWGTVKDELSELDQSNVTDDAHEGEEHPPADSENKENEAEEVKEEGAKEMTLDEWKAQQDKDRAKVDFNIRKANEGADWKKGFLLHKSKAKDSPADEAAGDHHFRKPANDITSQLEINFGDLGRPGRGRGGPRGGRGARGGGTARPPRERRPDKAPGGSAPDVDDPEAFPALA; translated from the exons ATGCCCGGACATCTGCAAGAAGGCTTCGGCTGTGTCGTGACCAATCGGTTCGACCAGTTATTTGACGATGAAGAGGATCCGTTCGAGCTGTTGAAGCAGGCGGAGAACAAGAAGAAGGAGGCGCCCGCGGCGGGGGCCAAGAGCTCGGCGCAGGCAGCCAAACAGCCCAAAAAAGAGTcccagaaagagagaaaagtcCCCCTCCCCGACAAGAAGGATGAGCCTCAGGCGCCCGTGCCCCTCAAGAAGGAAG GCATGAGGAGAATGGGCCGCCGGCCGGAGCAGCAAGGTCAGCAAGGctctcaacaacaacaacaacaacagcagcagcagcagcagccgcCGCAGCAGCAGCAGGGTGGTCAGGGTGAGGGCCGGCCTCAGGGAGAAAGGCGGCCGGACAGGAGGCCAGCACGCGAGCGCCGGACAGACAAACCTGCTGATGAGAAACCAGCTGAGGGTGGAGAGTTCTCTGTTGAGAA GTCTGTTGGGGACAGGCCGTTCCGTGGTCGTGGAGGTGGCAGGGGAGGCCGTGGAGGACGAGGCAGAGGTGTTGGCCGAACTGATGGATTTGACATGCGTGGCAAACGTGAATTCGATAGGCACAGTGGCAGTGATCGATC CAGCCTGAAAGCAGAGGAAAAGCGAGGAGGAAGTGGATCTCACAACTGGGGCACTGTAAAAGATGAACTGAG TGAACTTGATCAGTCAAATGTCACGGACGATGCCCATGAAGGAGAAGAGCACCCACCTGCTGACTCTGAGAACAA GGAGAATGAAGCTGAAGAGGTGAAAGAGGAAGGGGCCAAGGAGATGACTCTAGATGAATGGAAAGCTCAGCAGGATAAAGACCGAGCCAAGGTAGACTTCAATATTCGCAAAGCTAATGAGGGAGCTGACTGGAAGAAAGGATTCTTGCTGCACAAGTCCAAGGCCAAGGAT TCTCCTGCTGATGAAGCTGCTGGTGATCATCACTTCCGCAAACCAGCCAATGACATTACGTCTCAGCTGGAGATTAACTTTGGAGACCTGGGCCGCCCTGGACGTGGTCGTGGTGGACCTCGTGGAGGAAGAGGCGCCCGTGGGGGTGGAACTGCCAGGCCACCACGTGAGCGCAGGCCAGATAAG
- the serbp1a gene encoding SERPINE1 mRNA binding protein 1a isoform X1 yields the protein MPGHLQEGFGCVVTNRFDQLFDDEEDPFELLKQAENKKKEAPAAGAKSSAQAAKQPKKESQKERKVPLPDKKDEPQAPVPLKKEGMRRMGRRPEQQGQQGSQQQQQQQQQQQQPPQQQQGGQGEGRPQGERRPDRRPARERRTDKPADEKPAEGGEFSVEKSVGDRPFRGRGGGRGGRGGRGRGVGRTDGFDMRGKREFDRHSGSDRSSLKAEEKRGGSGSHNWGTVKDELRSVQNELDQSNVTDDAHEGEEHPPADSENKENEAEEVKEEGAKEMTLDEWKAQQDKDRAKVDFNIRKANEGADWKKGFLLHKSKAKDSPADEAAGDHHFRKPANDITSQLEINFGDLGRPGRGRGGPRGGRGARGGGTARPPRERRPDKAPGGSAPDVDDPEAFPALA from the exons ATGCCCGGACATCTGCAAGAAGGCTTCGGCTGTGTCGTGACCAATCGGTTCGACCAGTTATTTGACGATGAAGAGGATCCGTTCGAGCTGTTGAAGCAGGCGGAGAACAAGAAGAAGGAGGCGCCCGCGGCGGGGGCCAAGAGCTCGGCGCAGGCAGCCAAACAGCCCAAAAAAGAGTcccagaaagagagaaaagtcCCCCTCCCCGACAAGAAGGATGAGCCTCAGGCGCCCGTGCCCCTCAAGAAGGAAG GCATGAGGAGAATGGGCCGCCGGCCGGAGCAGCAAGGTCAGCAAGGctctcaacaacaacaacaacaacagcagcagcagcagcagccgcCGCAGCAGCAGCAGGGTGGTCAGGGTGAGGGCCGGCCTCAGGGAGAAAGGCGGCCGGACAGGAGGCCAGCACGCGAGCGCCGGACAGACAAACCTGCTGATGAGAAACCAGCTGAGGGTGGAGAGTTCTCTGTTGAGAA GTCTGTTGGGGACAGGCCGTTCCGTGGTCGTGGAGGTGGCAGGGGAGGCCGTGGAGGACGAGGCAGAGGTGTTGGCCGAACTGATGGATTTGACATGCGTGGCAAACGTGAATTCGATAGGCACAGTGGCAGTGATCGATC CAGCCTGAAAGCAGAGGAAAAGCGAGGAGGAAGTGGATCTCACAACTGGGGCACTGTAAAAGATGAACTGAGGTCAGTGCAGAA TGAACTTGATCAGTCAAATGTCACGGACGATGCCCATGAAGGAGAAGAGCACCCACCTGCTGACTCTGAGAACAA GGAGAATGAAGCTGAAGAGGTGAAAGAGGAAGGGGCCAAGGAGATGACTCTAGATGAATGGAAAGCTCAGCAGGATAAAGACCGAGCCAAGGTAGACTTCAATATTCGCAAAGCTAATGAGGGAGCTGACTGGAAGAAAGGATTCTTGCTGCACAAGTCCAAGGCCAAGGAT TCTCCTGCTGATGAAGCTGCTGGTGATCATCACTTCCGCAAACCAGCCAATGACATTACGTCTCAGCTGGAGATTAACTTTGGAGACCTGGGCCGCCCTGGACGTGGTCGTGGTGGACCTCGTGGAGGAAGAGGCGCCCGTGGGGGTGGAACTGCCAGGCCACCACGTGAGCGCAGGCCAGATAAG